Proteins from a genomic interval of Borrelia hispanica CRI:
- a CDS encoding chromosome replication/partitioning protein: MVKKEIILNDRDQNISNKESKIRYESYKNQLRAILLNEVEDRIKIMKILYEIKEGSLYKLDGYKNFNKFLEDFVIARTQAFKYLKIYKEILKGTLDIEELKREGIKGVLRKIKVSQKSKENPIKPLRFQLKSQESYSFYKQNAKFTSFLMDELFKCKKDLLAEFMKKFKDLKGI, translated from the coding sequence ATGGTAAAAAAAGAAATCATTTTAAATGACAGAGATCAAAATATAAGTAATAAGGAAAGTAAAATAAGATATGAATCTTATAAAAATCAATTGAGAGCGATATTATTAAATGAGGTTGAAGATAGAATTAAGATAATGAAAATTTTATATGAAATCAAAGAAGGTTCTTTGTATAAACTTGATGGGTATAAAAATTTTAATAAATTTTTGGAAGATTTTGTGATAGCAAGAACCCAAGCTTTTAAGTATTTAAAAATTTATAAAGAAATATTAAAAGGAACATTGGATATAGAAGAGCTTAAGAGAGAAGGAATAAAAGGAGTTTTAAGAAAGATTAAAGTATCTCAAAAATCAAAAGAAAATCCAATCAAACCGTTAAGATTTCAACTTAAAAGTCAAGAAAGTTATTCTTTTTATAAGCAAAATGCTAAATTTACTAGTTTTTTGATGGATGAGTTATTTAAGTGTAAGAAAGATTTATTGGCAGAATTTATGAAAAAGTTTAAAGATTTAAAAGGTATTTAA